The window TTCATTGTTACCttacaaatttataatctCAAGGAACTGAATTACGcctcttcttcctttttttctgaatttgatttattcttCTTGATGTGTTAATTCACATTCCAATTTTCTAGATTTTTGGTTCCATCCTGGGAGTTTCTGCTGGATTGGTTGTTGGTAAGGAAGGACCAATGGTACATACCGGTGCCTGCATAGCAAATTTACTTGGGCAAGGAGGTTCTCGAAAATACCGTTTAACTTGGAAGTGGCTCAGATACTTCAAAAATGATAGAGACCGAAGGGATTTGATTACTTGTGGGGCTGCTGCTGGTGTGGCTGCAGCTTTTCGTGCCCCAGTTGGTGGTGTGCTTTTTGCCCTTGAAGAAGCTGCCTCTTGGTATCTTTCCCTCTTCCGCTTTCAGAGATATAACAGCtgaatttcatatataaacTTGCTAAGTTAAAGTGCACTGATGATTAATGCTATTTTTGGTGATATTTGAAGCTTATGAGAAGGTTATAATGAAtttctttgaaaatatcaaatctTACTTTGTTCCTTACCTAATGTGAATGACTATTCTTGATTTAGCGTACATATGAAGCATTTCATCATGTTTAGGCAATTAGATGGGTTGCATGCATGCTCAGTATGAAAATAGAGTAAATGATTTGGTACTTTTCCTTTGGGAAATAGCTTGTGCTTGTATTTTAGGATAGTAACAGTATCTCTCATCTCCATATGTTTTCTGTTTGCATCTCTTAATTcccaaaaatatttgaaaaacaaCTTGACTTGCCATATAATATGGAACATTCGTGAAGACCTTCTGTCACTATAATATGGGTAAGCTGTATTTGTTGTTTTCCAGGTGGCGGAGTGCTCTACTTTGGAGGACCTTCTTCACAACTGCTATTGTAGCTGTTGTATTAAGAAGTCTCATAAACTTTTGCCGCGGTGGCAATTGTGGACTCTTCGGACAAGGAGGACTCATTATGTTTGAAATGCATTCTGCAATTCCTAATTATACCAATGCAGATCTGCTTGCAGTTGTACTAATTGGAGTTCTTGGAGGTCTTTTGGGAAGcctatacaatttttttgtggacaaaGTCTTGAGAACATATACCTTGGTTAACGAGTATGTTTCAGCCTTCTCCCCTTCCACTATTTTTGTATGCCTTGCAAACTATTGTTGATcacattttaaaatcatgCTCAAAGATCACTTTCGTATCATCATAAACGTTCTTGTCATACTTGTTGAACAACAGTTGTATAACCTCTTGTTTTTCTTCCGGCTAACTGATTTTTATGCACTACTTACTATTTAGCTGATTGACCCCTCTCTTTCTTCCACCTTTACATAGAACTGCTTCTGTCCTTGCTGTCGAGGATTAATTGATCCATTATAAGTCACAATTCTAAAGCTTACTAACAAATATTGTTATTCGCTTCCTTGCAGGAGAGGCCCTTCTTTCAGAGTCCTACTTGTCGCAGTTATTACCCTTCTAACATCCTGTTTGGCCTTCGGCCTGCCATGGTTGGCAAAGTGCATTCCATGTCCTAGTGGCTCTGAGAAAGAGTGCCCGACAATTGGTCGCTCTGGAAACTACAAGAGCTTCCAATGTCAGCCTGGACACTACAATGATCTGGCGTCCCTTTTTCTCAACACCAGCGATGATGCCATCCGTAACCTGTTGAGTTCGACAAACAGAAACGAGTTTGAAATCTCCTCACTGATCATTTTCTTTGCTGGAACATATTTCCTAGGAATTACTACTTATGGCATTGCTATCCCATCTGGGCTTTTCATTCCTGTCATACTTGCTGGAGCCACGTACGGGCGCCTTGTTGGAAGACTCTTGGGTTCTTTGTCTACCCTTGACCTCGGCCTCTTCTCCGTTCTGGGAGCTGCTTCTTTCCTCGGTGGCACCATGAGGATGACAGTGTCTCTTTGTGTCATACTCCTGGAGCTTACCAACAACCTACTGATGCTCCCCTTGATAATGCTCGTCCTCCTCATATCGAAAACAGTGGCGGACAGTTTCAACCACGGGGTCTACGACCAAATTGTGCAGATGAAGGGGTTGCCCTACTTGGAAGCCCATGCAGAGCCATACATGAAGCACCTGGCCGCTGGGGACGTTTGCTCCGGCCCATTGATCACCTTCTCTGGTGTTGAGAAGGTAGGGAATATAATGCATGCTCTGGAGACGACCGGACACAACGGGTTTCCAGTGATCGACGAGCCTCCATTCACAGATGCACCGGAGCTGTGCGGCCTTGTGCTGAGGTCTCATCTACTGGTGCTGCTCAACCGGAAGAAGTTCACCAAGAACAGGGCGGTGTGTGGAGGGAAAGTTTTGAGGACGTATGACGCCTTCGACTTTGCTAAGCCTGGGTTGGGGAAGGGGCTTAAAGTGAGCGACATCGACTTGACCCCGGAGGAAATGGAGATGTATGTTGATCTCCATCCGATTACCAACTCATCCCCCTACATGGTTGTAGAGACCATGTCTCTTGCCAAAGCCGCCATCCTCTTTCGACAACTCGCCCTCCGACACTTGTGCGTTATCCCCAAAACGCCCGGGGTAATAATACCTACTATCTTCTGCTTTTTCCACTGTATCGTTCAGATTTTTTGGATTGTGTGACATCACTATTTGGTATTTTGCAGAGACATCCGGTGGTCGGAATCTTGACAAGGCACGATTTTATGCCGGAGCATGTATTGGGGCTCTACCCTGAGCTTCTTCACCACAAATAGACAGCCTTTAAGGTTCGGTTGTGAAAAACATGCCATTTTCTGAGAGacttatttatttgattgctTCATATTTTGGGTAATGTGTATTTGTGATGAATGTAAATGTTGTATAAACCAGGCCATACCAATAATCGACTCCCAAGTTAGGATAAGAGTCGTacgtatatatgtatatgtatatatatagtttttgaTACACGTCCAGTTAACAAATTATGGCGGATGATTGTCTTAGCTGCTTTCATAGTGTTTGCCGATGATGAAACGGAGCAACAGGAACAGGAACTTTCATGTGAGACTCCAGTTCCTGTCTATTGTGtgaatatgtttttatttgttaggaatatttttaaagaacaagtttagagcatccacaagaCCACAACACGAGCTCGGAATCGTGTTGCATCTCATACCGCCGAGACGCGTTGCAAGTGTCTCATCTTGGCGGACTCCTACAAGTGGGCTTCGTTTTTATAGctgtttgatattttttaaaaaaatcagaaattagtactccatataattataaaattgtctCACTTTCTCAAATAAAACCATTATATAAacattcctttttattttttcattttatatcctccaattcatttattaatatctCATTCACCACAATTTTgtttctcaaaaaaaaaaaccctctCTCActcaattttctctcttaatttttttcattctcaaTTGTGAAATTCAGTATGGCTCCCAATGATGCATTGGAACAATTGATTGCCCAAGCGGAGGAGcgtcataataaaaaaactattgAATGATTAGTATATACGGTTTCAAATTGACATTTTAGAGCCAAACTGAACTGATTTTTTTCAGGGCCTAGCTTACATGAATGATCTATTACCTTACTAGTCTACAAAACAGAATGGATTTACTCTTCAGACTTCATGCACCAAACATCCATGTCGTCGTATCGTATCACACGGTGAGAGGTGCACCATTGTCAGCCACTGTAAGGTGCAGAATCAGAGTAGCTGCCCTAGGTGCCctgcaaaatataaaaaccaaACAACTTTAGCTCAACAGATCAATATTCACTACAACTTGCAACCCTACTTGAACCCTGCCGAAGCAAATGGACTTTTAAGAAAACCAAAATTCAGGTCAGATCTCGGAAACAAAGATAAGTAGCCCCAATGGATCTCGAGAGCCGATCAATTTGACGACTGTGTATTTCATctataattacttaatttttctGTGAACTTCTGGCAATACAGGCAAGTTTTTGACTCTTCACTACAGTTAAGGAGCCAATagatagaaaaagaaagatagCACTTCAGGTTGATAGCAATAGAAATATAGCACTAATAAATTCACGAAAGAAGACTACAATAGATGCACTGAGAGAGACAGAGAGTGTGTGTACCATGATTCAGGCGTTGGGTATAGAGAAGCCGAAGTGCCAAAACATGATTGAAGCATATCGGTGTTGATCACACCAGGATTGAGCGCAACAACAGCGATGCCAGGAGGCAGCTCCTTCGCAACTGACCTTGTCAATCCCTCCACTGCCCACTTTGAAGCACAATAAGGAGCCACCTAGTATTTTCATAAAGTATCACCCCTTAAAAAACATGATCCAAAACAGAGGGCCTTACAATCTCCTGATCTAAGCACTCAGGGATTGAAATTCAGAGCTCAGATCTTGGTCATCTTAATAATTGAAACTAATAAATGCTCACCATACATATCTTTTAACCCGATGAAATGATTTTTCAGATGAAGTTCATTGGCATGGAATAggttataaaataatactcctattcaGCAACACATTAAATCTTAACAAAGTAAGAAGCatcatttaattagttatgtaGTTAGCCACTGCAAgttaaaaactaaattagtGCCTATTTTCACATACTCAATAAAAAACTAGTCGGTGCTAGGTACACATGCATACAGCCTagaaatatactccctccgtcccaagttacttgagtcgtattccattttgggttgtcccaagttacttgagttatttcttttttttggccaaaaacaaaacatctaatctcaccctactttattctttttttacttttccctctcttcttctctcctctacttttatTCAACTCATCAgacacaactttcttaaatcccgtgccgtaaagaaatgcctcaagtaacgtgggtcggagggagtaagatTATGGTGGAAATATACATGCAGTAACGTATATTACCTGTGCAGCAGCAGATCTTCCCCATCCAGACGATATGTTGACAATTATCCCGTGCTTGTTCTCAATCATAACTGGAATGAAGTTGCGTAGTACATTTGCGGTACCCTTGATGTTCGTATCAATGACAGTGTCAAATTCATCTTCAGGAACCTCCCATAATTTATTGTTCCCATTTATTGTCCCAGCATTGTTCACTTGAAAAAAGCCATGCATGAATCCACTTAATTTAAGAATACTGGAACTAAACAAAAAACTGTTCATATTATATTGAGTACAAGACCAGCAACTGTGAAGAACTAAAGTAATGTTATGTCAGTTTACTTCTCACATGGCGCAATATAGACCTCATATACCTAGAGAAATTTGTTAATTGGAAACCACATTTGTTATTCTCTGGACACTCCAGTCACACTAAACCTCATATAGACAAAAAGAAATAGCTTAGGAAACTCAAAAGCATAAACATGGAAGTTAAGATCTTGATGCATCTACTTGTTGTTCACCTTTGACCAGTACTAGAACCATTTTACCAGAGCACGGCCTGATCAATTAAGGCAATAATGTTTTTCCTGGAAGCCTTTTCAAATAAAACCTGTAGATTGTATTCTAATATGGTCTAATAAAGATTATACTAAAACGTGCTGCAGgataataaattgtgattcATGTCTGATATACTGCATCTTAAAGGCTTAAAAGGCATGCCCCAGCCACTCAACTGATCTATCGCAGTTCAACATTACATTTAAACCCTCTCCCATACATCCTAACTGAACTCTGAACTGAAGTGTTATAGCCAAGGTATGCCGTATGCTTACAACTTGCAGATGTAAAATACATTCGATGAACTAGTTGTGCTTTACAAATAGCAGAAGAACATCACATTTCAATACCATTTTGCAAAATGCCATGACAGTATTCAGTCTACGTTACATAAAATGACAGAtatcatcaaataaataaaaaatgagataaaaagaaaCTCATCCACAAAATAACTATctgaaacaacaaaaacaaacaaaattatggagggcaaaaataaaatcgttAATGCCTCATCATACGGTCATACCAATGATATCAGGAATAGCCTTCTTCTCCACCACAGCACGCGCCAACTCCTCAACACTACGATTAGACCTCTAATTAACAGCAAttacagaaaaaaaagaagaaaagaaaagaaaagtaaacaATCACAGTCACAGCAGATAAGAAAATTAGAGAAATGAGAAGCATATTAGTCGAGGAATTACCACGTCAACATTCATGAATATATGCTTGTCAGCGTTGCTCCGGCCGTCGGAGGCGGAGGTGAGCTCGGTTTGGAGAGCTGAGAGTTTTTCCGGCGAGCGGGAGCAGCCGATTACGGTGTGGCCGCGACTGGCCAATTCAAGTGCTAGGGCTTTACCGAGGCCGCGGCTGACCCCTGTAATTAGCACAGTCTTGAGATTAGTGGAAGCGGCGCCTGCAACGATGTTCATGGCGGGCGGCGGTAGAGGTGTGCTCATGGCCTCCCGTGTGTATAAATTGTGATTCAAAATCTATCTCGTAATTTTGTTTCGGAAATTGTTGAATTGCAGATAAGCCCCAAGCCAAAACATTCTTTTTcgcacaaaattaaatttgcaactatttttatttttagttcgtttaatattaaaaattttccatCTTAAAtcattcttcaaattttttctttttatctcttttttattttattaattgtgcattaaaacatAGAAGTACGttgtttcaaaagttttcaattttactaaAACACAAAGGTATTAAtgcagtgttttaaaaatcggaccggATCGGCCGGTTGGGCCGGGAATCAGAAACCGGTTTTGTATGAGTAAAATGgcttgtttaaattttttttaaaatctgagATTAGAGGGGGTCGAACCTAGGACCTCTTGTATAAATAGAGGCATCTCTACCACTCCACCACATGcatatgaatgaaatatgatGAACATTAGTTATTCTTatacattaaatatgtaatttttgtccaattttaattatcactgactaaattttaactatattttgttagtCACTAAATTTTGATCGGttttaactataattatataattaattatacctaagattgttaaaatttattatttacttaatATTATCAAACTTACTAATAATtcgtatttatttatatgtaataactaataatattaatatatatttttaaccaaattaactacaaatccgtgtttaattttatataattgctatagtattatttcatcatataatacttttaaaattaatacaaactttatctatttttatatataatatgtatttaattatatgtattaaCAAGaagattatttaaattttatcattcacttattttaataatctattatataaaaaatttaatattatgtttttattatttgagtaTTGCTAATTACAATTTATTACttactaaattttatatattttgtatttatacatttaatatatgtatttataattGTAAAAAGGTTCGACCAGTGGTTCGACCAATGAACCGGTTAAACCAGTGAACCAGTAACGACGCCGGTTCGCTTGCCGGtctgatttttaaaacattggtttAATGAGATAAGTAGAAAGATAATATAGTAAGATATAATAGGAAATACTTtctccatccacaaaaaataggatatattgtgaatgacacgggttttaatgtggaattagtaaaataagagagaagagaaaaaagtaagagagaagtagtgttagcgGAATGTGGGGTACACATTATTAGTAAAAgagaaggggaaaaaaataCTCTATCCGTCCTAGacaatttgggacactttgacccgacacggattttaagaaatctagtGGAaggtgaattgaaaaagttggtgggatgtgggtcctacttttaaagtattagttttataataaaatgtgagtaggaatgagttagtggaatatgaggtccactaccacaaatggtaaaagtgaagtgggacaaattatgtgggacggtcCGGAATGGAATATTGagtcgaattatctgggacggatggagtaagagagaagagaaaaaagtggagagaaatagtgttagtagaatgtggggtctatataattaataagagagaaaggaaaaaaaaaagtaagaatgaagttgttgaaaactttcatttttaagatgtgttttttttttttttgtgaataatcaaaaatgacaaatatactctattttttgtagacggggagagtaaaatagagaagtgaaaaaagttaaaaagagtaaatgtgttatttttaactacttaataaaaaattattcgcTTGTAATAgaacgaaaaaaaaagaaatacgattCTGTAATGGTATACATAAGTTTTTGTGTATAGAGTTTCAAAGctattacaattttaaatattactgtAATTTAATGTGGCACCACTTCATCAAAGCATTTAAATTAAGATCATcaatttcaacacaatgtaAAAGTTTGACAATATAAAAATCCGACACAAACACGCTCCAAAGTGTATTTCTGTCGAACTTTATTGGATTTGTATTAATGGGTTGACCCTATAGGAACCAAATATTTTTGGTTGGTGTCTTTGACAGTGTTTGGATGCATCTTATTTTCATACATGATGTTATTTTGATAGTGCATTCAAATTACCATACTTAAACCTTAATTTTGTACTCTTATGAGGCCATCTGTATGTTTATCTCTTATTCATCTCTTTatcatctcatcccttaactatttatgggccccactgtatttttcagctcatctcttaactacgAGACATTATCTGCATTCCTctatctcttaaccatctcatcctttaactattcatttaatttcattttttatttttatttccaacaaattcaattaataaaaacacacttcatcaaataaaataaaattataattcaaaaacctaaaaaaataaaaaagacataatttaaaaaactagaaattacatattgcacacttaaattcaaatcacaaaaaaatggaggcaaagaagcagaagaaggagttcactagtgacgatcatctaacggttgccaaattttgcccaaatgtgctccattagatcctcctggaCTTCGGCGTGGCcggtagaatcacgtgtccttgcacgaatagacaaccgctcttgcaaagacggatgcactccccttcgaggcggactacttgcggttgagcttcccgggatttcagggtcgaaccaatttcccgcctcaggtccttcgtcggcgacaatcatgttgtgcaagattatgcaggtatacatgatgtcgaccatattATCCATATACCACGTACGAGCCGAGGCTTTGATAATGTTAAatcgagcttggagaaccccgaacgctctctccacatccttgcgagcagcctcttgcttctgcgcaaaaagagCCTGTTTTTCGTTCGCAAGCctgttgaacgtcttcacgaaggttggccacttcggatagatgccgtcggcaagatagtaccccattttATACCGGCGATTGTTAGCGATAAAATTGATGGCCGACACTTTACCATTCAGAACTTCGCTGAAGAGGTCGGAATTGTTGAGCACATTGACGTCGTTGTTCGAGCCGGggaccccaaaatacgcatgccaaatccatagccggtagtcggcgacggcCTCGAGTATAACGGTGGGGTGGGTGCCTTTGTGGTCGCTCGTGTATGACCCCCTCCACGCCacagggcaattcttccattgccaatgcatgcaatcgacgCTCCCCAGCATCCCGGGGAATCCGTGCACTTGTTCGTGAAGTTGGAGCAGAAACTGACAATCTGCGGTGGTTGGCTTCTTCGAAATTCATCGGTGAAGGTTGCCCGGACGCCTTTGCAGAAGTTCATCAAACAAAGTCTCCCATTGGATTCTCCGACGTgcaggtattcgtcgaacgaATCCGCCGTTTGTCCAATAGCAAGCTGACGGATCGCTGCAAGTACATTTCTAGAGCGTCGTGTGGCTAGGACGACCAACAGCGTCGAACCCTTCTCTGAAGTACTCTTCCTGGGCCGCCAATGTATtcgcgatatgcaaaaatagcgcGCGTGACATACGGAAACGGCGACGGAAGTAGATATCTCCCCATACCGGGTTCCGACCGAAGTAATCACGTTCCAAccttgcggcggcttcctcccggtTACGATGGATGTAAGTCCGGGGTCGCCTTTGAGGAGGCGCGGCAgcttcctcctccctacgtcgattcgatcttcttctagcgattctttcattattcgacgcatttgctcaaatggatccatgaATGGATTAAAtgtgggagaagaaaaaaataaaggaatgatttatagaagtgattagagaggaaagaaagatAGATGAGGAGAAGaatagatgtgtgtttgtgtgtaagaTGGAGAAtgaagagtatttatagaataaaaaataaataaaaaatcgacCGTTGAACGGTCATATTAccgttttatttatttatttatttatttttctgaaaaatcaattttttttaaaaaaaaataaattatgacaTCATAAttacgacgcccactcgcggccCGGCGAGCGCCATGTA is drawn from Salvia hispanica cultivar TCC Black 2014 chromosome 6, UniMelb_Shisp_WGS_1.0, whole genome shotgun sequence and contains these coding sequences:
- the LOC125194284 gene encoding chloride channel protein CLC-c, with protein sequence MDHRQPEGDYVDGGGDIENDGRGSDASSFSEAREPLLNLKSRINTTSQIAIVGAKVYPIESLDYEMIENDLFKQDWRSRKRVQIFQYIFLKWTLALLIGLCTGLVGFLNNMAVENIAGYKLVITSDLMFNDKYLPAFAAFAGTNVILAICAGALCAYIAPAAAGSGIPEVKAYLNGIDAHSILAPSTLFVKIFGSILGVSAGLVVGKEGPMVHTGACIANLLGQGGSRKYRLTWKWLRYFKNDRDRRDLITCGAAAGVAAAFRAPVGGVLFALEEAASWWRSALLWRTFFTTAIVAVVLRSLINFCRGGNCGLFGQGGLIMFEMHSAIPNYTNADLLAVVLIGVLGGLLGSLYNFFVDKVLRTYTLVNERGPSFRVLLVAVITLLTSCLAFGLPWLAKCIPCPSGSEKECPTIGRSGNYKSFQCQPGHYNDLASLFLNTSDDAIRNLLSSTNRNEFEISSLIIFFAGTYFLGITTYGIAIPSGLFIPVILAGATYGRLVGRLLGSLSTLDLGLFSVLGAASFLGGTMRMTVSLCVILLELTNNLLMLPLIMLVLLISKTVADSFNHGVYDQIVQMKGLPYLEAHAEPYMKHLAAGDVCSGPLITFSGVEKVGNIMHALETTGHNGFPVIDEPPFTDAPELCGLVLRSHLLVLLNRKKFTKNRAVCGGKVLRTYDAFDFAKPGLGKGLKVSDIDLTPEEMEMYVDLHPITNSSPYMVVETMSLAKAAILFRQLALRHLCVIPKTPGRHPVVGILTRHDFMPEHVLGLYPELLHHK
- the LOC125194286 gene encoding NADPH-dependent pterin aldehyde reductase, with product MSTPLPPPAMNIVAGAASTNLKTVLITGVSRGLGKALALELASRGHTVIGCSRSPEKLSALQTELTSASDGRSNADKHIFMNVDVRSNRSVEELARAVVEKKAIPDIIVNNAGTINGNNKLWEVPEDEFDTVIDTNIKGTANVLRNFIPVMIENKHGIIVNISSGWGRSAAAQVAPYCASKWAVEGLTRSVAKELPPGIAVVALNPGVINTDMLQSCFGTSASLYPTPESWAPRAATLILHLTVADNGAPLTV